Proteins from a genomic interval of Diospyros lotus cultivar Yz01 chromosome 6, ASM1463336v1, whole genome shotgun sequence:
- the LOC127804422 gene encoding uncharacterized protein LOC127804422: MPLLLSLEFDRNFYDAVRSGKLDEVKKMLNNNKTLLNYRFTMVEGNAVQVAVVAGHEEIVSALLDQDIDPTLLKKRNDYGETALTLAAAGGKLRIVEKLVDKNDDLVDVRNSQGYLPVVVAALYGHRDIVHYLFPWSLFNLFVSVREDQRLSTGNINNVQKVPDLREESNQANEKHPINYDQLYQDNFKVLGVSMNTELHGYEQNYNFKLKREDLKTDDKATYYGYSSKHNWFMLFKACIAAEIYDIALDVFKLRPDQCIEEIKKEKAPLVCGNKLMYNGEGGCALLREISKKLFRSNMYHAKPIVLARPMLMAILQGNVDFVEVVTEECPDVLWFEIDGLTLVAHAISKGPEKIYRFACKRPETGHLASLIPDRDGNTLLHQAAKLSPSHFTQFLGPALQMQIELQRFMEMKKKVPMCKGILNKNDKTPKDLFGEEHKKLKNEARRWLKDVATSCSVVATLIVTIMFAAASASPGSNKEDAGICTNLQSKYVTAYIISDAFSMFFSCTSAMIFLGIHTSLFREEDFLIKLPLALMFGLFTLFLSIATMLVAFGIALVIMLRLRFVWISIPLLMIGSIPVIIYAILHVRIFIRVLRLTFSNPTN; encoded by the exons ATGCCTCTGcttttgagtttagaatttgatAGAAACTTCTACGATGCGGTGCGAAGTGGAAAGTTGGATGAGGTGAAGAAGATGCTGAATAATAACAAGACACTGCTGAACTATAGATTTACAATGGTCGAGGGAAATGCTGTCCAAGTGGCCGTGGTAGCTGGACATGAAGAGATTGTTTCAGCGTTGTTGGATCAGGATATAGATCCAACATTGCTGAAAAAAAGAAACGATTATGGTGAAACGGCGCTTACTCTCGCTGCTGCAGGAGGGAAGCTGCGTATTGTCGAGAAGTTAGTGGACAAAAACGATGACTTAGTGGACGTACGGAATTCTCAAGGATACCTACCTGTTGTTGTGGCTGCTCTCTACGGCCACCGGGACATTGTTCATTATCTTTTTCCATGGAGTCTGTTTAACCTTTTTGTAAGCGTGAGAGAAGATCAAAGGTTGAGTACAGGCAATATTAATAACGTTCAAAAAGTTCCAGATCTAAGGGAAGAGAGCAACCAGGCTAATGAGAAACATCCAATTAATTATGATCAGTTGTATCAAGATAATTTCAAGGTCCTTGGAGTCTCCATGAACACTGAACTCCATGGTTATGAGCAAAACTACAACTTCAAGCTCAAGAGAGAAGATCTGAAAACTGATGATAAAGCAACTTACTATGGATATTCAAGCAAGCATAATTGGTTTATGCTTTTCAAAGCATGCATTGCGGCTGAAATCTATG ATATTGCTTTGGATGTTTTCAAGCTACGTCCAGATCAATGCattgaagaaataaagaaggagAAAG CCCCATTGGTGTGCGGGAATAAGCTCATGTACAATGGCGAAGGAGGATGTGCCTTGTTGCGTGAAATATCTAAGAAATTATTTCGTTCAAATATGTATCATGCTAAACCAATAGTCTTGGCGAGGCCAATGCTGATGGCTATTTTACAAGGGAATGTGGATTTTGTCGAAGTAGTTACTGAAGAGTGCCCTGATGTGCTGTGGTTTGAGATTGATGGATTAACACTTGTTGCTCACGCAATTTCAAAAGGCCCTGAGAAGATCTATAGATTTGCATGTAAAAGACCTGAAACGGGACATTTAGCATCCTTAATTCCCGATCGCGATGGTAACACCCTCCTCCATCAAGCTGCAAAGTTATCACCGTCCCATTTTACCCAATTTCTTGGTCCAGCTCTACAGATGCAGATAGAGCTACAACGATTTATG gaaatgaagaagaaggtaCCTATGTGCAAAGgaatattaaacaaaaatgaCAAAACTCCAAAAGATTTATTTGGAGAGGAACACAAGAAGCTTAAGAATGAAGCACGACGCTGGTTGAAGGATGTAGCAACATCTTGTTCAGTAGTGGCAACCCTAATTGTGACTATAATGTTTGCTGCAGCATCCGCATCTCCAGGCAGCAATAAAGAGGATGCCGGCATTTGTACGAACTTGCAATCAAAATACGTAACTGCTTACATAATTTCAGATGCATTCTCAATGTTCTTTTCTTGCACTTCAGCTATGATATTCTTGGGCATTCATACATCGCTTTTCAGAGAAGAAGATTTCCTAATCAAGTTGCCGCTGGCTTTGATGTTCGGCCTTTTCACTCTCTTCCTATCCATTGCAACGATGTTGGTAGCTTTCGGTATTGCCTTAGTCATAATGTTGCGCTTGCGCTTTGTGTGGATCTCTATACCACTACTTATGATAGGAAGTATTCCAGTCATCATTTATGCAATACTGCATGTTCGGATCTTCATTCGAGTTCTCCGTTTGACCTTCTCAAACCCAACAAATTGA